A genomic segment from Sporichthya brevicatena encodes:
- a CDS encoding DoxX family protein, which yields MTEGAFDFALLLVRVTLGVVMILHGKNHLWGAGGVEGTARWFASLGFKPAKAHALMSGWGELAAGAALILGFFTPFACASVIGTMCVAGWAAHRPNGFFIFRDGYEYVLVIGVVALALGILGPGGISLDSSFGIIDYDDPTDAGLVGRTGGLIAGVLGVAGAVALLATSWRPVTKDADADADADSSAS from the coding sequence ATGACTGAAGGCGCGTTCGACTTCGCACTGCTGCTCGTCCGGGTGACCCTCGGCGTCGTCATGATTCTGCACGGCAAGAACCACCTGTGGGGTGCCGGCGGGGTCGAGGGCACCGCCCGCTGGTTCGCCTCGCTCGGGTTCAAGCCCGCGAAGGCGCATGCCCTGATGAGTGGCTGGGGCGAACTCGCCGCGGGTGCCGCCCTAATCCTCGGGTTCTTCACCCCGTTCGCCTGCGCCTCGGTCATCGGCACGATGTGCGTCGCCGGCTGGGCCGCCCACCGCCCCAACGGCTTCTTCATCTTCCGGGACGGTTACGAGTACGTCCTCGTCATCGGCGTCGTCGCCCTCGCGCTCGGCATCCTCGGCCCCGGCGGCATCTCCCTGGACTCCTCGTTCGGGATCATCGACTACGACGACCCGACCGACGCCGGCCTCGTCGGCCGCACCGGCGGCCTGATCGCCGGAGTCCTCGGCGTCGCCGGCGCCGTCGCCCTCCTCGCCACCAGCTGGCGCCCCGTCACCAAGGACGCCGACGCCGACGCCGACGCCGACTCCTCGGCCTCCTGA
- a CDS encoding LLM class flavin-dependent oxidoreductase — protein MEIAVEFGLLYEWQMPFGISREDESRHFLEMQEQIKFAESVGFKSIFSVEHHFLESFSHASAPEVLLTWAAANTTTMRIGHGVRLLPYPYNHPIRAAEQAATLDLLSQGRLEFGTGRSATLAELGGFNIDPKETRGMWEESLELILKAWTEPVVEHSGKYFNQPPRTMVPKPLQTPHPPLWMSCTSAESHEIAGRLGLGLLSFTLALSIEELARRIQLYRDTIKNATPIGKYVNNQTAVFAMTHCAPTMELARERAEAGVMRYQHDQIELLTSLLPIMGDGSSYEHYQRFVGVDYDKFTYDYLDSKDMIVVGDPERCIKMAKHYEAIGVDRLLCFMQYKDMPHEHTMDSIRLFGEEVIPAFS, from the coding sequence ATGGAGATCGCGGTGGAATTCGGCCTCTTGTACGAGTGGCAAATGCCTTTCGGAATTTCCCGCGAAGACGAATCGCGTCACTTCCTGGAGATGCAGGAGCAGATCAAGTTCGCCGAGTCGGTGGGCTTCAAGTCGATCTTCTCCGTCGAGCACCACTTCCTGGAGTCGTTCTCCCACGCCTCCGCGCCGGAGGTGCTGCTCACCTGGGCGGCCGCGAACACGACGACGATGCGCATCGGCCACGGCGTCCGGCTGCTGCCGTACCCGTACAACCACCCGATCCGCGCGGCCGAGCAGGCGGCGACCCTCGACCTGCTCTCGCAGGGTCGGCTGGAGTTCGGCACCGGCCGCTCGGCGACGCTCGCCGAGCTCGGCGGCTTCAACATCGACCCCAAGGAGACGCGGGGCATGTGGGAGGAGTCGCTCGAGCTCATCCTCAAGGCCTGGACCGAGCCGGTCGTCGAGCACTCGGGCAAGTACTTCAACCAGCCGCCGCGCACGATGGTGCCCAAGCCGCTGCAGACCCCGCACCCGCCGCTGTGGATGTCGTGCACCAGCGCCGAGTCGCACGAGATCGCCGGCCGTCTGGGTCTCGGGCTCCTCTCGTTCACCCTCGCGCTGTCGATCGAGGAGCTCGCACGTCGCATTCAGCTCTACCGCGACACCATCAAGAACGCGACGCCGATCGGCAAGTACGTCAACAACCAGACCGCGGTCTTCGCGATGACCCACTGCGCCCCGACGATGGAGCTCGCGCGCGAGCGCGCCGAGGCCGGCGTCATGCGGTACCAGCACGACCAGATCGAGCTGCTGACCTCACTGCTGCCGATCATGGGCGACGGCAGCTCCTACGAGCACTACCAGCGCTTCGTCGGCGTGGACTACGACAAGTTCACCTACGACTACCTCGACAGCAAGGACATGATCGTCGTCGGGGACCCCGAGCGCTGCATCAAGATGGCCAAGCACTACGAGGCCATCGGTGTCGACCGCCTGCTGTGCTTCATGCAGTACAAGGACATGCCGCACGAGCACACCATGGACTCGATCCGCCTGTTCGGCGAAGAGGTCATCCCCGCGTTCAGCTGA
- a CDS encoding MmgE/PrpD family protein — protein MTASVETERRSDITTTLSEYLVGLQFADLPAEAVEVGKIFTLECVGHMVNAHPQPVSRMLVRYARDLGATAQAAVLGGGFRTSVAEAAYVNGSLAHADELESYGTLPGSGLIPPIAAGLAVGEFRNRSGRDYLTALVAGVEMQGRLGTAGIGACDRGFMGISLVGPAGAAVTAGRLYDLTVEQMRHALGTALPLGNGSTRGCGSMAHVHEAGVPARTGVFAAQLAADGFTACDNYLDGAYSWGEQFAAGGARPYVEEKLTEGLGESLFLLTAGVAPKQYGSCGLTHQTIHGTIDILRSEGIGPDDIATVDLHIPAWADRIAPYRDPINGEQAKFSIRHGVAGLLVEGIPELPYTSAFTDEASRDPRYVAARERVRIHVDDSASVRAFADQTVVVTTRDGRTVTRVVPSLTASLPSLDERIAMVERTLRRLPAENVKRLIDVVLHLEDHDLAEVAELALGG, from the coding sequence ATGACTGCCTCCGTCGAAACCGAGCGCCGAAGCGACATCACCACCACGCTCAGTGAGTACCTGGTCGGGCTGCAGTTCGCCGACCTGCCGGCTGAGGCGGTCGAGGTGGGGAAGATCTTCACGCTCGAATGCGTGGGCCACATGGTCAACGCGCACCCGCAGCCGGTCAGCCGGATGCTCGTGCGGTACGCCCGGGACCTGGGCGCGACCGCGCAGGCGGCCGTTCTCGGCGGCGGATTTCGGACCTCGGTCGCCGAGGCCGCCTACGTCAACGGCTCCCTCGCGCACGCGGACGAGCTCGAGTCCTACGGCACGCTGCCCGGCAGTGGCCTGATCCCGCCGATCGCGGCCGGCCTCGCGGTCGGCGAGTTCCGCAACCGCAGCGGCCGGGACTACCTGACCGCGCTCGTCGCGGGCGTGGAGATGCAGGGCCGCCTGGGGACAGCCGGCATCGGTGCGTGTGACCGCGGTTTCATGGGGATCTCGCTGGTCGGCCCGGCCGGCGCCGCGGTGACCGCCGGCCGGCTGTACGACCTGACGGTGGAGCAGATGCGGCACGCGCTGGGCACCGCCCTGCCGCTCGGCAACGGCAGCACCCGCGGCTGCGGCTCGATGGCGCACGTCCATGAGGCCGGGGTCCCGGCCCGCACGGGCGTCTTCGCCGCCCAGCTCGCCGCCGACGGTTTCACCGCCTGCGACAACTACCTGGACGGTGCCTACTCCTGGGGCGAGCAGTTCGCCGCCGGTGGCGCGCGCCCCTACGTCGAGGAGAAGTTGACGGAGGGTCTGGGTGAGTCCCTGTTCCTCCTCACCGCCGGCGTCGCGCCGAAGCAGTACGGCTCGTGCGGCCTCACGCACCAGACGATCCACGGCACGATCGACATCCTGCGTTCCGAGGGCATCGGTCCCGACGACATCGCGACCGTCGACCTGCACATCCCCGCCTGGGCGGACCGCATCGCACCCTACCGCGACCCGATCAACGGTGAGCAGGCGAAGTTCAGCATCCGGCACGGGGTGGCCGGACTGCTCGTCGAGGGCATCCCGGAGCTGCCGTACACCAGCGCGTTCACCGACGAGGCGTCGCGGGACCCGCGCTACGTGGCCGCTCGCGAGCGCGTCCGGATCCACGTCGACGACAGCGCCAGCGTCCGCGCGTTCGCGGACCAGACCGTCGTCGTGACCACGCGGGACGGCCGGACGGTCACTCGCGTCGTCCCGAGCCTGACGGCCTCGCTGCCTTCCCTCGACGAACGCATCGCGATGGTGGAGCGCACCCTGCGCCGCCTCCCGGCGGAGAACGTCAAGCGCCTGATCGACGTCGTCCTGCACCTGGAGGACCACGACCTCGCCGAGGTCGCCGAGCTCGCGCTCGGAGGCTGA
- a CDS encoding SRPBCC family protein has translation MTDQSVLSFEIRRTSSAPPERLFALLSDAPGWPTWFRGLKRVDWEPGANPPVRLMRIGPVTVREAVLSETAPAHHAYSVCSVIPMRDHRADVHLTARPDGGTDIVWTTTFHRAWPGSGRPVRAFLKAGVSRLASALIAHAERT, from the coding sequence GTGACCGATCAATCCGTTCTGAGTTTCGAGATCCGCCGGACCTCGAGCGCGCCCCCGGAGCGACTGTTCGCGCTGCTCTCCGACGCCCCGGGGTGGCCCACCTGGTTCCGCGGCCTGAAGCGCGTCGACTGGGAGCCGGGCGCGAACCCGCCGGTGCGTCTGATGCGGATCGGGCCGGTCACGGTGCGGGAGGCGGTGCTGTCCGAGACCGCACCGGCGCACCACGCCTACTCGGTGTGCTCGGTGATCCCGATGCGCGACCACCGGGCCGACGTCCACCTGACCGCGCGCCCCGACGGCGGCACCGACATCGTGTGGACCACGACCTTCCACCGGGCCTGGCCGGGCAGCGGGCGTCCGGTCCGGGCGTTCCTCAAGGCCGGGGTCAGCCGGCTGGCGTCGGCGTTGATCGCCCACGCAGAACGGACCTGA
- a CDS encoding SDR family NAD(P)-dependent oxidoreductase: MGVLDGQVAIVTGGARGQGRSHAIALAREGAAVVVADIAADMPTIDYPLATPAELEETVRLVEKEDRRALGLQADLRNTAAVQGVVDATLAEFGRIDILVANHGVINYGTVENTTDEMWETVLATNITGYFKMMRAVIPTMRAQNYGRIVCTASFGARGGFPNLPAYTAAKWGVIGLAKGTALEVQNSGITINVVAPAAVGTGLFLNQPTYNLFCPDIENPTRDDFEARLVQNNAGLNGRRYLDPEHVTRAVMFHVTDVDGVMTGQVTDVGLGASALRW; encoded by the coding sequence ATGGGAGTTCTGGACGGTCAGGTCGCCATCGTCACCGGTGGTGCGCGCGGACAGGGGCGCTCCCACGCGATCGCGCTCGCTCGGGAGGGTGCCGCCGTCGTCGTGGCCGACATCGCGGCCGACATGCCGACGATCGACTACCCGCTCGCGACGCCGGCCGAGCTGGAGGAGACGGTCCGGCTCGTCGAGAAGGAGGACCGGCGCGCGCTCGGTCTGCAGGCCGACCTGCGGAACACCGCCGCGGTCCAGGGCGTCGTCGACGCGACGCTGGCCGAGTTCGGCCGGATCGACATCCTGGTCGCCAACCACGGCGTCATCAACTACGGGACGGTCGAGAACACCACCGACGAGATGTGGGAGACCGTTCTCGCCACGAACATCACGGGCTACTTCAAGATGATGCGCGCCGTGATCCCCACGATGCGCGCGCAGAACTACGGTCGCATCGTCTGCACCGCGTCGTTCGGTGCCCGCGGCGGGTTCCCGAACCTGCCGGCGTACACGGCGGCGAAGTGGGGCGTCATCGGCCTCGCGAAGGGCACGGCGCTCGAGGTCCAGAACAGCGGCATCACCATCAACGTCGTCGCCCCGGCGGCGGTCGGGACCGGGCTGTTCCTCAACCAGCCGACCTACAACCTGTTCTGCCCGGACATCGAGAACCCGACCCGCGACGACTTCGAGGCCCGCCTGGTCCAGAACAACGCCGGCCTGAACGGACGGCGGTACCTGGACCCCGAGCACGTCACGCGCGCCGTGATGTTCCACGTCACCGACGTCGACGGAGTTATGACGGGTCAGGTCACGGACGTCGGGCTGGGGGCCTCCGCCTTGCGGTGGTAA
- a CDS encoding Lsr2 family protein, whose product MARRTVKALQDDLTGGPADETVRFSLDGIDYEIDLSAKNAERLRSDLDLYVAAARRVRANSLLREAGRYRSRAG is encoded by the coding sequence GTGGCGCGCAGGACGGTGAAGGCGCTCCAGGACGACCTGACCGGAGGACCGGCCGACGAGACCGTGCGCTTCTCGCTGGACGGGATCGACTACGAGATCGATCTGTCGGCGAAGAACGCCGAGCGCCTGCGTAGCGATCTCGACCTGTATGTCGCCGCGGCTCGCCGGGTCCGCGCGAACTCGCTGCTGCGGGAGGCGGGCCGCTACCGGAGCCGGGCGGGCTGA
- a CDS encoding nitroreductase family protein has translation MSQLDLAVTDELLATTRSIRRKLDLERPVDLALVDQCIELSLQAPTGSNAQGWRWLVVTDEKLRAGLADIYRRGSATYFAKQAEALAGDKGSQNAKVYSSAQYLVDVLHRVPVHVIPCVRGRLSDNAFANASMYGSILPAVWSFMLAARARNLGTVFTTLHLNLEAEAAELLGIPPKFLQMGLIPVAHTDPSVFRPVSRQPLDTVRFVDRWPTD, from the coding sequence ATGAGCCAGTTGGATCTCGCCGTCACGGACGAACTGCTCGCCACCACGCGCAGCATCCGCAGGAAGCTGGACCTGGAGCGGCCCGTCGACCTCGCGCTGGTCGACCAGTGCATCGAGCTCAGCCTGCAGGCTCCGACCGGCAGCAACGCGCAGGGGTGGCGCTGGCTGGTCGTCACCGACGAGAAGCTCCGGGCCGGGCTCGCCGATATCTACCGCCGCGGCTCGGCGACCTACTTCGCCAAGCAGGCCGAGGCCCTCGCCGGCGACAAGGGCAGCCAGAACGCGAAGGTCTACAGCAGCGCGCAGTACCTGGTCGACGTGCTGCACCGCGTCCCGGTCCACGTCATCCCGTGCGTCCGCGGCCGGCTCTCGGACAACGCCTTCGCGAACGCGTCGATGTACGGCTCGATCCTGCCGGCGGTGTGGAGCTTCATGCTCGCGGCGCGGGCCCGGAACCTCGGCACGGTCTTCACGACCCTGCACCTCAACCTGGAGGCCGAGGCGGCCGAGCTCCTCGGCATCCCGCCGAAGTTCCTGCAGATGGGGCTCATCCCCGTCGCCCACACCGATCCGTCGGTGTTCAGGCCGGTGAGCCGGCAGCCGCTCGACACCGTCCGGTTCGTCGATCGCTGGCCGACGGACTGA
- a CDS encoding alpha/beta hydrolase, which produces MRDDLRISSANDVTLHVEDFGGDGPPLLICHATGFCGGAYAPVAAALTHRFHVYALDFRGHGRSDPAPGNDCSWHRMAEDVHAVATTLDPSGVAVFGHSMGAAAALIAETRWPGTVRAAYVFEPALLADTDERPDPTAFVARTRRRMSRFSSRGLAGERLRQTPTFAGWADESLRAFLDHGFRETEDGSVELRCAPETEAACYASGAERTGVIDVAVPVTVAVGTEPDQIRAARSARILADTLPTARLVVHRGTTHFGPFERPGEIATAAVEALAF; this is translated from the coding sequence GTGCGCGACGACCTTCGGATCAGTTCGGCGAACGACGTAACGCTCCACGTGGAGGACTTCGGTGGGGACGGTCCGCCGCTGCTGATCTGCCACGCGACCGGGTTCTGCGGAGGTGCGTACGCCCCGGTGGCGGCGGCGCTGACGCACCGGTTCCATGTGTACGCGCTGGATTTCCGAGGTCACGGCCGGTCCGACCCGGCGCCCGGGAACGACTGCTCGTGGCACCGGATGGCGGAGGACGTCCACGCCGTGGCGACGACGCTCGACCCGTCCGGGGTGGCGGTGTTCGGGCACTCGATGGGAGCCGCGGCGGCGCTGATCGCGGAGACCCGGTGGCCGGGTACGGTGCGGGCGGCGTACGTCTTCGAGCCCGCGTTGCTGGCGGACACGGACGAGCGGCCGGACCCCACGGCCTTCGTCGCGCGGACGCGACGTCGGATGTCCCGGTTCTCGTCCCGCGGGCTCGCGGGCGAGCGACTGCGCCAGACGCCGACCTTCGCCGGGTGGGCCGACGAGAGTCTGCGGGCGTTCCTCGACCACGGCTTCCGGGAGACCGAGGACGGCAGCGTCGAGTTGCGCTGCGCCCCGGAGACCGAGGCGGCCTGCTACGCCTCGGGCGCGGAGCGCACCGGCGTCATCGACGTGGCCGTGCCCGTGACCGTCGCGGTCGGCACCGAGCCGGACCAGATCCGCGCGGCCCGCAGCGCCCGCATCCTCGCGGACACCCTGCCGACCGCCCGGCTCGTCGTGCACCGCGGGACGACGCACTTCGGCCCGTTCGAGCGCCCGGGTGAGATCGCGACCGCCGCGGTGGAGGCGCTCGCCTTCTGA
- a CDS encoding ABC transporter substrate-binding protein yields MAVGMLVTACGTRVSDERLTAAGSLGAGEQVVQGGVQSAATSSDGGAVAAPDAPGVTAGAPAATAGPSATKPGATAPNQTTTGTAAAAGKPAASAGSGAAAPGATASAACTKTLDPISIGQVGAFSGFLEPTLGGYRPGLAVWAAEVNARGGVQCHPIRLSQRDDGSDPARTTSVVQELVKSQKVVVMLAGDMPITIAAYRAAMKPTGIPTIGGDMITPDWTQDPLLYPAGGGNSINGFAGALKAAVEHTGKKKFGLVHCIEATICGLIRDNIKDMAAKAGAEVVSQQSASLTQTDFTSQCQSAKNAGAELMFTALDTSSVARLFKSCAAIGFRPPTATSAIAVGPTTASDPNVQAAGVYLNSQNMPYVNEGSPAVQEFLAAMRKYAPGVRVDQNALAAYSSGKLLEAALAKVAEQARSGPVDSELIIRGLHLVKNETLNGLSSVPLTFKPGPHEVGNCYFVTLMDRRGISDLTKGRPQCL; encoded by the coding sequence GTGGCCGTCGGCATGCTGGTGACGGCCTGCGGCACACGTGTGAGCGACGAACGGCTGACCGCTGCCGGCAGCCTCGGCGCGGGCGAGCAGGTGGTCCAGGGCGGGGTCCAGTCGGCGGCGACGAGTTCGGACGGCGGTGCCGTGGCCGCGCCCGACGCTCCCGGCGTGACAGCGGGCGCCCCGGCCGCGACGGCCGGACCGAGTGCGACGAAGCCGGGCGCCACCGCCCCAAACCAAACCACCACCGGGACAGCGGCCGCCGCGGGCAAGCCGGCGGCCTCCGCAGGCTCTGGCGCGGCCGCCCCGGGTGCTACGGCTTCCGCCGCCTGCACCAAGACACTCGATCCGATCAGCATCGGCCAGGTCGGCGCATTCAGCGGGTTCCTGGAGCCCACGCTCGGGGGTTACCGACCAGGCCTCGCTGTGTGGGCTGCTGAGGTGAACGCCCGTGGCGGCGTGCAGTGCCATCCGATCCGGCTCTCCCAGCGCGACGACGGCTCCGACCCGGCCCGGACGACTTCGGTCGTTCAGGAACTCGTGAAGAGCCAGAAAGTCGTCGTCATGCTCGCCGGCGACATGCCGATCACCATCGCGGCCTACCGCGCAGCGATGAAGCCGACGGGGATCCCGACGATCGGCGGCGACATGATCACCCCGGACTGGACCCAGGACCCGCTGCTCTACCCGGCCGGCGGAGGCAACTCGATCAACGGATTCGCCGGCGCCCTCAAGGCGGCGGTCGAACACACCGGTAAGAAGAAGTTCGGCCTGGTGCACTGCATCGAGGCGACGATCTGCGGGCTCATTCGCGACAACATCAAGGACATGGCCGCCAAGGCCGGCGCGGAGGTCGTGTCGCAGCAGTCGGCGTCGCTGACCCAGACCGACTTCACCTCGCAGTGCCAGAGCGCGAAGAACGCCGGTGCGGAGCTGATGTTCACTGCCCTTGACACCTCCAGCGTCGCGCGGCTGTTCAAGTCCTGCGCGGCCATCGGATTCCGACCGCCGACAGCGACAAGCGCAATTGCTGTCGGTCCAACCACCGCCTCCGATCCCAACGTCCAGGCTGCAGGTGTCTACCTGAACTCGCAGAACATGCCCTACGTCAACGAGGGCTCGCCGGCGGTTCAGGAGTTCCTGGCTGCCATGAGGAAGTACGCGCCGGGTGTCCGCGTCGACCAGAACGCTCTGGCGGCCTACAGCTCGGGAAAGCTCCTCGAGGCGGCTCTGGCCAAGGTGGCCGAGCAGGCCCGTTCGGGTCCCGTCGACAGTGAGCTGATCATCCGTGGCCTGCATCTCGTCAAGAACGAGACGCTGAATGGCCTCTCCTCCGTGCCGCTGACGTTCAAACCGGGTCCGCACGAGGTGGGCAACTGCTACTTCGTCACGCTGATGGACCGTCGCGGAATCTCGGACCTGACCAAGGGGCGGCCGCAATGTCTGTGA